From one Geoalkalibacter halelectricus genomic stretch:
- the moaA gene encoding GTP 3',8-cyclase MoaA — MRDNFGRVIDYLRLSVTDRCNLRCRYCMPEQGIEHFPHRQILTYEELLRVAAGAAAIGVRKIRVTGGEPLVRKGLVDFIARLAALPQRPEITLTTNGLLLAQYAGPLKEAGLSRVNVSLDTLRAERFEQLTRRTGFAQVMAGLAAAEQVGLTPLKINMVPIAGVNADEVGDFARLTLERPWEIRFIEFMPVSDNLDYSPESRFPADDIIAAFSHIAPVEAVPRHGPGGVARLFRFVGAPGRLGVIPAVSHHFCHECNRLRVTSDGRVRPCLFSDDELDLRALLRSGADDEQLRDFLRRAITAKPEKHHIGAEDFRPGARPMQGIGG; from the coding sequence TTGCGCGATAATTTTGGACGAGTGATTGATTATCTGCGGCTTTCGGTTACCGATCGCTGCAATCTACGCTGTCGCTACTGCATGCCGGAGCAAGGCATCGAGCATTTCCCCCACCGGCAGATCCTGACCTATGAGGAGTTGCTGCGGGTGGCGGCAGGAGCCGCGGCCATCGGAGTGCGCAAAATTCGCGTCACCGGCGGTGAGCCATTGGTACGTAAGGGTTTGGTGGATTTTATCGCGCGCCTGGCGGCGCTGCCGCAGCGGCCCGAGATCACCCTGACCACCAACGGCCTGCTGCTGGCCCAATATGCCGGGCCCCTCAAGGAGGCCGGCCTCTCGCGGGTCAACGTGAGTCTCGACACCCTGCGTGCCGAGCGCTTCGAGCAGTTGACGCGGCGGACGGGGTTCGCGCAGGTCATGGCCGGGTTGGCCGCGGCCGAGCAGGTGGGCTTGACGCCGCTGAAAATCAACATGGTGCCCATCGCCGGCGTCAACGCCGACGAGGTGGGCGATTTCGCGCGCCTGACCCTGGAGCGCCCCTGGGAGATTCGCTTCATCGAATTCATGCCCGTCAGCGACAACCTCGACTACTCCCCCGAAAGCCGCTTCCCCGCCGACGACATCATTGCCGCTTTTTCCCACATCGCGCCCGTGGAGGCCGTGCCCCGCCACGGGCCGGGCGGGGTGGCGCGGCTGTTTCGCTTCGTCGGCGCGCCGGGACGCCTGGGGGTGATCCCGGCGGTTTCGCATCACTTCTGCCACGAATGCAACCGGCTGCGCGTCACCTCCGACGGGCGGGTGCGCCCCTGCCTGTTTTCCGATGACGAACTTGATCTGCGCGCCCTGTTGCGCAGCGGCGCCGACGACGAGCAATTGCGGGATTTCCTGCGTCGCGCCATCACCGCCAAACCGGAAAAGCATCACATCGGCGCGGAGGATTTTCGCCCCGGCGCGCGGCCCATGCAGGGCATCGGCGGCTGA
- a CDS encoding archease, with protein MGHYRLLEHTADMGLEAWGQSREELFVQAALALRAVMMGAARVESRRSISLDVEGFDDAELLVNWLAEVLFHFECRRFVPAGFILEFSAEGLHAQVQGEDFDPDRHTVEREVKAVTHHQVLVEQTPQGWHGRVYLDL; from the coding sequence ATGGGCCACTACCGCCTGCTTGAGCACACCGCCGACATGGGCCTGGAGGCCTGGGGGCAGAGCCGCGAAGAACTCTTCGTCCAGGCGGCGCTGGCCCTGCGCGCCGTAATGATGGGCGCTGCGCGGGTAGAGAGCCGGCGGAGCATCTCCCTCGACGTCGAGGGGTTCGATGATGCCGAATTGCTGGTCAACTGGCTGGCGGAGGTACTTTTCCATTTCGAGTGTCGGCGCTTTGTTCCCGCAGGGTTTATACTTGAATTTAGCGCAGAAGGTCTGCACGCCCAAGTGCAAGGTGAGGATTTCGACCCTGATCGCCATACGGTGGAACGCGAGGTCAAGGCCGTCACCCACCATCAGGTGCTGGTGGAACAAACCCCGCAAGGCTGGCATGGCCGCGTTTACTTGGACCTTTAA
- a CDS encoding ribbon-helix-helix domain-containing protein, translated as MSYAIAEGRHGSASEALRDGLRLHEKRDENCEIPRKALFQGEQSGPENYALNDLNRELDEVLG; from the coding sequence ATTTCTTATGCCATTGCGGAGGGTCGTCACGGCTCTGCCAGTGAAGCGCTTCGGGATGGGTTGCGGTTGCATGAAAAGCGCGATGAAAACTGCGAAATCCCGCGGAAAGCCTTGTTTCAGGGCGAGCAGAGCGGCCCGGAAAATTATGCCTTGAACGATCTGAATCGCGAACTTGATGAGGTGCTCGGGTGA
- a CDS encoding BCAM0308 family protein, translating into MQKDVRKFGISDKRGRVKTSEDPYIPDEALKEPAICESCNALYRNRRWQIDPEAVAAESGNPQVARVTCPACQKIAERYAEGVVTLRGAYLWNHEEEIRNILRNEENRAMAKNPLQRIIRMEREGDELIIETTEEKLAEHLGRALHSAHQGELSVTWSAEHSVCRVNWERLQ; encoded by the coding sequence ATGCAGAAAGACGTGAGGAAATTTGGCATCAGCGACAAGCGCGGCCGGGTGAAAACCAGCGAAGATCCCTACATTCCGGATGAAGCGCTCAAGGAGCCGGCCATCTGCGAAAGCTGCAACGCTCTGTATCGCAATCGCCGCTGGCAGATCGACCCCGAGGCGGTCGCCGCCGAGAGCGGCAATCCGCAGGTCGCGCGCGTGACCTGTCCGGCCTGCCAGAAAATCGCCGAGCGCTACGCGGAAGGCGTTGTCACCCTGCGCGGCGCCTACCTGTGGAACCACGAGGAGGAAATCCGCAACATCCTGCGCAACGAGGAAAATCGCGCCATGGCGAAAAACCCCCTGCAGCGCATCATCCGCATGGAGCGCGAGGGGGATGAGCTGATCATCGAAACCACCGAGGAGAAACTGGCCGAGCACCTGGGACGGGCCCTGCACAGCGCCCACCAGGGCGAGCTGTCGGTGACCTGGAGTGCCGAACACAGCGTCTGCCGCGTCAACTGGGAACGTCTCCAGTAG
- a CDS encoding PAS domain-containing hybrid sensor histidine kinase/response regulator, whose translation MPVDDAQTLKLQAKIRGLEERIRQLEGEKSVAMAELHGLRDPQPLVPVPAPSCESPAQSQSHRHLLTFIEQAPVAMAMFDTQMRYIRASRRWRSDYGLGNRDLEGLSHYEVFPEIGAAWKEAHRQGLAGETIRCAEDRFGRADGSVQWLQWEIQPWHEASGAVGGIIIFTEDITRRKQAEMEVRESETGFRILSEAMPQMVWASHRDGRAYYLNSRWLEYTGQTLEEAEGLGWLKALHPEDVLLAQDRWTEAISTGTPYEAQYRIKGKDGRYRWFLSRGLPKRSAAAEIEQWVGTCTDIGEQKALEEALNSARHAAEEASKAKSEFLATMSHEIRTPMTIFMVAIEQLLRKDQDSESRYLLEVADASAHRLLSLIEDILDLSRIEARRIDMEEVDFDLRACVTATVELFELSAREKGLKLKMDVASEIPAIVMGDPDRLGQVLVNLLGNAIKFTPQGEVHLSVRAQGDFLEFSVADTGIGIPDEKQDLLFQSFSQADSSLTRRYGGSGLGLAISKGLVELMGGTISARSKAGEGSVFMFTVPLRISPKATLAQAEARRASPDGDLTPTILVAEDDPAIRELIQMVMKPRGWQTETAESGREALEKWGHGTFDVILMDIQMPEMNGLEATRMIRAREHGHPQPIRIIGLTAHARREVREEALAAGMDEVLTKPIRIAELYSAIEGNSAD comes from the coding sequence ATGCCCGTCGATGATGCCCAAACGCTGAAACTGCAAGCCAAAATTCGGGGGCTGGAGGAACGAATCCGGCAACTGGAGGGTGAGAAGTCTGTTGCGATGGCCGAGTTGCATGGGCTGAGAGATCCCCAGCCGCTCGTCCCCGTGCCCGCCCCGTCATGTGAATCCCCTGCCCAGAGTCAAAGTCATCGTCATTTACTTACCTTCATCGAACAGGCGCCGGTCGCCATGGCAATGTTCGACACCCAAATGCGCTATATCCGTGCCAGTCGACGCTGGCGCAGCGATTATGGTCTCGGCAATCGCGATCTGGAAGGCTTGTCCCACTACGAGGTCTTTCCGGAAATCGGCGCTGCCTGGAAGGAGGCGCATCGACAGGGCTTGGCGGGGGAGACCATCAGGTGCGCGGAAGACCGGTTCGGGCGTGCCGACGGCTCTGTGCAGTGGCTGCAGTGGGAGATTCAGCCGTGGCATGAGGCGTCCGGAGCCGTCGGTGGGATCATCATCTTCACTGAAGACATTACCCGGCGCAAACAGGCAGAGATGGAGGTTCGCGAGAGCGAAACCGGTTTTCGGATCCTCAGTGAGGCGATGCCCCAGATGGTCTGGGCCTCCCACAGGGACGGAAGGGCCTATTACCTGAATAGCCGCTGGTTGGAATACACGGGGCAGACTTTGGAAGAGGCCGAGGGGCTTGGGTGGCTCAAGGCCCTGCACCCGGAGGATGTGCTTCTGGCCCAGGATCGTTGGACGGAGGCGATTTCGACGGGAACTCCCTATGAGGCGCAATACCGGATCAAGGGAAAAGATGGCCGTTACCGCTGGTTCCTGTCCAGGGGATTGCCGAAGCGCAGTGCGGCCGCCGAAATCGAGCAATGGGTGGGAACCTGCACGGATATCGGCGAGCAGAAAGCCCTTGAGGAGGCCCTGAACTCGGCCAGACATGCGGCGGAGGAAGCAAGCAAGGCCAAAAGCGAATTTCTGGCGACCATGAGCCACGAGATCCGCACGCCGATGACCATCTTCATGGTTGCCATCGAGCAGTTGCTGAGGAAGGATCAGGATTCGGAAAGCCGCTACCTTCTGGAGGTGGCGGACGCTTCGGCCCATCGCCTGCTGAGCCTCATCGAGGATATTCTCGACCTCTCCCGGATCGAGGCGCGGCGAATTGACATGGAGGAGGTCGATTTCGACCTGCGCGCCTGTGTCACCGCAACGGTCGAACTGTTTGAGCTGTCTGCCCGCGAAAAAGGCCTCAAACTGAAAATGGATGTGGCGTCGGAAATCCCGGCAATCGTGATGGGCGATCCGGACAGGTTAGGGCAGGTACTGGTAAATCTTCTCGGCAATGCCATCAAGTTCACCCCTCAGGGGGAGGTTCACTTGTCCGTCCGCGCCCAGGGGGACTTCCTGGAGTTCAGCGTCGCCGATACGGGAATTGGAATACCGGACGAAAAACAGGACCTGCTTTTCCAGAGTTTTTCGCAGGCGGACAGTTCGCTCACCCGCAGGTATGGTGGCTCAGGATTGGGACTGGCCATTTCCAAAGGTCTGGTGGAACTGATGGGCGGAACCATCTCTGCCAGAAGCAAAGCGGGAGAGGGTTCGGTCTTCATGTTTACCGTTCCGCTACGGATTTCCCCAAAGGCGACACTCGCTCAGGCCGAAGCCAGGAGAGCATCTCCCGATGGGGACCTGACGCCAACCATTCTGGTGGCGGAAGATGACCCGGCGATTCGGGAATTGATCCAAATGGTGATGAAGCCGCGTGGGTGGCAGACCGAAACAGCAGAATCGGGTCGCGAGGCTCTCGAAAAGTGGGGGCATGGCACATTCGACGTCATCCTCATGGATATTCAGATGCCGGAAATGAATGGTCTGGAGGCGACCAGGATGATCCGCGCCAGAGAACACGGCCACCCCCAACCCATCCGCATCATCGGCCTGACGGCCCACGCGCGTCGTGAAGTAAGGGAGGAGGCCCTGGCGGCGGGAATGGATGAGGTGCTGACCAAACCCATTCGGATCGCTGAGTTGTATTCAGCCATCGAAGGCAACTCAGCCGACTGA
- a CDS encoding complex I NDUFA9 subunit family protein has product MKVYLTGSTGFVGREVLHQLLAAGHTVRCLVRPGSEGRLPIEKNIEVRLGDVTDAESLAGSLEGCDAAVHLVGIIREFPGKGITFQRLHTEASRNLVAAAEAQGIRRYLHMSANGTRPAAESLYHQTKWQGEEAVRASTLEWTIFRPSLIFGPGDEFVNMLADLIRKTPVVPVIGDGRYQMAPVAVEDVAAAFVAALDKEQCIGQTYPLCGPQAFSYDEILDLVGAACGKPRVHKLHHPVCLMKPVIKMLQGIPQFPITSSQLTMLLEGNVCDGEAQRAWNTVFAIEPKEFAEGIRKYLT; this is encoded by the coding sequence ATGAAAGTCTATCTGACCGGCTCAACCGGGTTCGTGGGGCGTGAAGTGCTGCACCAGTTGCTCGCCGCGGGCCATACCGTGCGCTGCCTGGTGCGGCCCGGCTCCGAGGGGCGGCTGCCCATCGAAAAAAACATCGAGGTGCGCCTCGGCGATGTCACCGACGCCGAGAGCCTGGCCGGTTCCCTGGAGGGCTGCGATGCGGCCGTGCACCTGGTCGGGATTATCCGTGAGTTTCCCGGCAAGGGCATCACCTTCCAGCGGCTGCACACCGAGGCCTCGCGCAACCTGGTCGCCGCCGCCGAGGCCCAGGGCATAAGACGCTACCTGCACATGAGCGCCAACGGCACCCGCCCCGCCGCCGAATCCCTTTACCACCAAACCAAGTGGCAGGGCGAGGAGGCGGTGCGCGCCTCGACGCTGGAGTGGACGATCTTTCGCCCCTCGCTGATCTTCGGGCCGGGCGATGAGTTCGTCAACATGCTCGCCGATCTGATCCGCAAAACCCCCGTGGTGCCGGTGATCGGCGATGGCCGCTACCAGATGGCGCCGGTGGCGGTGGAGGATGTGGCGGCCGCCTTCGTCGCCGCCCTGGACAAGGAACAGTGCATCGGCCAGACCTATCCGCTGTGCGGGCCCCAGGCGTTCTCCTACGACGAAATCCTCGACCTGGTCGGAGCCGCCTGCGGCAAACCTCGGGTGCACAAGCTGCACCATCCGGTCTGCCTGATGAAGCCGGTGATCAAGATGCTCCAGGGCATCCCACAGTTTCCCATCACCAGCTCGCAACTGACCATGCTGCTGGAGGGCAACGTCTGCGACGGCGAGGCCCAGCGCGCCTGGAACACGGTCTTCGCCATCGAACCCAAGGAATTTGCCGAGGGCATCCGCAAGTACCTGACCTAA
- a CDS encoding RtcB family protein, producing the protein MSVRIEQIDACRWRIPREGEMRTEGLVFADQAMIQVLRKEQALEQVRNVATLPGIVGRSIAMPDIHWGYGFPIGGVAAFDPEQDGVVSPGGVGYDINCGVRLLRSDLEVSEVRPRLKELADALFRNVPSGVGSHRRDLKLSTAETARVLKEGARWAVRNGFGRAEDLDHIEEQGTLPGADPEVVSDRAIERGRDQLGTLGSGNHFLEVQLVEEIADEQAAATLGLFAGQITVSIHTGSRGLGYQVCDDSIRVMLRAAAKYGISLADRQLCCAPLSSPEGRQYLAAMAGAANFAFANRQLITHWVRETFEQVLGKGPAQLRMGLIYDVCHNIAKWEEHQVQGQKRRLCVHRKGATRAFPPHHPDTPALYRAIGQPVLIPGDMGRYSYVLVGTAGAFQETFGSTCHGAGRVLSRHAAKKQARGQNTEAELAARGILIRAASRATVAEEIPEAYKDVKDVVSIVAQAGIGRIVARLRPLAVIKG; encoded by the coding sequence ATGTCCGTCAGAATCGAACAGATCGACGCCTGCCGCTGGCGTATTCCCCGCGAGGGCGAGATGCGCACCGAGGGGCTGGTGTTCGCCGATCAGGCCATGATCCAGGTGCTGCGCAAGGAACAGGCATTGGAGCAGGTGCGCAACGTGGCGACTCTGCCCGGCATCGTCGGGCGCTCCATCGCCATGCCCGACATCCACTGGGGATACGGCTTTCCCATCGGGGGAGTGGCTGCCTTTGATCCGGAGCAAGACGGCGTAGTGTCGCCCGGCGGGGTGGGCTACGACATCAACTGCGGGGTGCGCCTGCTGCGCAGTGACCTGGAAGTCAGCGAGGTGCGCCCGCGCCTCAAGGAGCTGGCCGACGCCCTGTTTCGCAACGTGCCCTCGGGGGTCGGCTCACACCGCCGGGATCTCAAGCTCAGCACGGCCGAAACGGCCAGAGTCCTCAAGGAAGGGGCGCGCTGGGCGGTGCGCAACGGCTTTGGCCGCGCCGAGGATCTCGACCACATCGAAGAGCAGGGCACCCTGCCCGGCGCGGACCCCGAAGTGGTCTCCGACCGGGCCATCGAGCGCGGCCGCGATCAGCTCGGCACTCTGGGTTCCGGCAATCACTTTCTTGAGGTGCAGCTCGTCGAGGAAATCGCGGATGAGCAGGCCGCCGCGACCCTTGGCCTGTTTGCCGGGCAGATTACCGTATCGATCCATACCGGCAGTCGCGGCCTGGGCTACCAGGTGTGCGACGATTCCATCCGCGTCATGCTGCGCGCCGCGGCCAAATACGGCATCAGCCTCGCCGATCGGCAGCTGTGTTGCGCGCCGCTGAGCAGCCCCGAGGGCCGCCAGTATCTGGCCGCCATGGCCGGGGCGGCCAATTTCGCCTTCGCCAACCGCCAGCTCATCACCCACTGGGTGCGCGAAACCTTCGAACAGGTGCTCGGCAAGGGTCCGGCGCAGCTGCGCATGGGGCTGATCTACGATGTCTGTCACAACATCGCCAAATGGGAAGAGCACCAGGTGCAGGGGCAAAAACGCCGCCTGTGCGTGCACCGCAAGGGGGCGACGCGCGCCTTTCCGCCGCATCACCCCGACACCCCTGCCCTGTACCGCGCCATCGGCCAGCCGGTGCTGATCCCCGGCGACATGGGACGTTATTCCTACGTGCTGGTGGGTACGGCGGGGGCCTTCCAGGAAACCTTCGGCTCGACCTGCCACGGGGCCGGCCGGGTGCTCTCGCGCCACGCCGCCAAGAAGCAGGCGCGCGGCCAGAACACCGAGGCCGAACTGGCGGCCCGCGGCATCCTTATCCGCGCCGCCAGCCGCGCCACCGTGGCGGAGGAAATTCCCGAAGCCTACAAGGATGTCAAGGACGTGGTGAGCATTGTCGCCCAAGCCGGCATCGGCCGCATCGTCGCGCGGCTGCGGCCGCTGGCGGTGATCAAGGGCTAA
- the tatA gene encoding twin-arginine translocase TatA/TatE family subunit: MFGLGTQELLIILVLVLVIFGAGKLPQVGGALGKGLRNFKEGLNKGDEDEEKSAKTDQIEGKSDDKKS, encoded by the coding sequence ATGTTCGGATTGGGAACGCAGGAGCTGTTGATCATCCTGGTGCTGGTTCTGGTGATTTTCGGCGCGGGCAAGCTGCCCCAGGTCGGCGGCGCCTTGGGCAAGGGATTGCGCAATTTCAAGGAAGGCCTCAATAAGGGCGACGAGGACGAGGAGAAAAGCGCGAAAACCGACCAGATCGAGGGCAAGTCGGACGACAAGAAGAGTTGA
- the thiC gene encoding phosphomethylpyrimidine synthase ThiC produces MPTQIELARQGHITPQMATIAAEEQQSPELIRRRVAEGQIVIPWNLESKPARVAGIGKGLRTKVNASIGTSSDIIDYGAEVAKGLAAQEAGADTLMELSVGGDLDRVRREVIAAVDLPVGNVPLYQAFCEAARRYGDPNRLDAELLFDLIERQCADGLSFMAVHCGINLYTIERLRKQGYRYGGLVSKGGVSMVAWMLANGRENPLYEQFDRVVGILKKYDVVLSLGNGLRAGAIHDSSDRAQIQELLINCELAELGREMGCQMLVEGPGHVPLDEVAGNIQLQKRMSGGAPYYMLGPIATDVAPGFDHITAAIGAAQSSSHGADLICYITPAEHLALPNEEDVRQGVKAAKIAAYIGDMNKYPERGRERDKAMSKARRDLDWEAQFRLALFPEDARAIRASRVPEDEATCTMCGDFCASRGAGKLFAGDLRGDKI; encoded by the coding sequence ATGCCGACCCAGATCGAACTGGCTCGCCAGGGCCACATCACCCCGCAGATGGCAACCATTGCCGCCGAGGAACAGCAGAGCCCCGAACTCATCCGCCGGCGGGTCGCCGAGGGCCAGATCGTCATTCCCTGGAACCTGGAGAGTAAGCCGGCGCGGGTGGCGGGCATCGGCAAGGGCCTGCGCACCAAGGTCAACGCCAGCATCGGCACCTCCTCCGACATCATCGACTACGGCGCCGAGGTGGCCAAGGGTCTGGCCGCCCAGGAGGCGGGCGCCGACACCCTGATGGAGCTCTCCGTCGGCGGCGATCTCGACCGGGTGCGCCGCGAAGTCATCGCCGCCGTCGACCTGCCGGTGGGTAACGTGCCGCTCTACCAGGCCTTCTGCGAGGCGGCGCGGCGCTACGGCGACCCCAACCGGCTCGACGCGGAACTGCTCTTCGATCTCATCGAACGCCAGTGCGCCGACGGCCTGTCCTTCATGGCGGTACACTGCGGCATCAACCTCTACACTATCGAGCGCCTGCGCAAGCAAGGCTACCGCTACGGCGGCCTGGTGTCCAAGGGCGGGGTGAGCATGGTCGCCTGGATGCTGGCCAACGGTCGGGAGAATCCCCTCTACGAGCAGTTCGACCGGGTGGTGGGCATCCTCAAGAAGTACGACGTGGTGCTCTCCCTCGGCAACGGGCTGCGCGCCGGGGCCATCCACGACAGCTCGGATCGCGCCCAGATCCAGGAGTTGCTCATCAATTGCGAACTGGCCGAACTCGGCCGCGAGATGGGCTGCCAGATGCTCGTCGAAGGTCCGGGGCACGTGCCCCTCGACGAAGTAGCGGGCAACATCCAGTTGCAAAAGCGCATGAGCGGCGGCGCGCCCTATTACATGCTCGGCCCCATCGCCACCGACGTGGCGCCCGGCTTCGACCACATCACCGCCGCCATCGGCGCCGCCCAGTCGAGCAGCCACGGCGCCGACCTGATCTGCTACATCACCCCCGCCGAGCATCTTGCCCTGCCCAACGAGGAGGACGTGCGCCAGGGTGTCAAGGCCGCCAAAATCGCCGCCTACATCGGCGACATGAACAAATACCCCGAGCGCGGTCGCGAGCGTGACAAGGCCATGTCCAAGGCGCGCCGCGACCTGGACTGGGAGGCGCAGTTCCGCCTCGCCCTCTTTCCCGAGGACGCCCGGGCCATCCGCGCCAGCCGCGTTCCGGAAGATGAGGCCACCTGCACCATGTGCGGAGATTTCTGCGCCTCGCGCGGCGCGGGAAAGTTGTTCGCGGGGGATCTGAGGGGGGATAAGATATAG
- a CDS encoding thiamine biosynthesis protein, whose amino-acid sequence MSKALGLLSGGLDSSLAAMALKRQGVEVTCVSFVTPFFGSGRAQKAAAAMDIPLIVRNISEEHLEMVKNPRYGYGKNLNPCIDCHAMMFRLAGRIMEEQGFDFLFSGEVLGQRPMSQNINALKSVANYSGYSDRILRPLCAKLLPVTPMEEQGLVDREGLLDIQGRSRRRQQELAAHWGLKEYPSSGGGCLLTEKSFTGRLRDLFEHQPACTPADVELLKIGRQFRLSPRAKLTLGRNEDDNAAIRTQLREGTLLVRACGIAGPLGLISGTPDDSDLRAAGALVASYGKGKDLNQVTVAFSQDAQGEEATLLSVAPMDRQAAAALQVQ is encoded by the coding sequence ATGAGCAAAGCACTGGGACTTCTCTCCGGCGGTCTCGACAGCAGCCTCGCGGCCATGGCCCTCAAGCGCCAAGGGGTCGAAGTCACCTGCGTCTCCTTCGTCACGCCCTTTTTCGGCTCCGGGCGGGCGCAAAAAGCCGCCGCCGCCATGGACATCCCGCTGATCGTGCGCAACATCAGCGAAGAGCACCTTGAGATGGTCAAAAACCCCCGCTACGGTTACGGCAAAAACCTCAATCCCTGCATCGACTGCCACGCCATGATGTTTCGCCTGGCCGGCAGGATCATGGAGGAACAGGGATTTGATTTTCTCTTCTCCGGCGAAGTCCTCGGCCAGCGCCCCATGAGCCAGAACATCAATGCGCTGAAATCGGTGGCCAACTACTCGGGTTATTCCGACCGCATCCTGCGCCCCCTGTGCGCCAAACTGCTGCCCGTCACCCCCATGGAGGAACAGGGACTCGTCGACCGCGAGGGACTGCTCGACATTCAAGGCCGCTCGCGCCGCCGCCAGCAGGAACTGGCCGCGCACTGGGGTCTTAAGGAATATCCCTCCTCCGGAGGCGGCTGCCTGCTCACGGAAAAATCCTTCACCGGCCGGCTGCGCGATCTGTTCGAGCACCAGCCCGCCTGCACGCCCGCCGACGTGGAACTGCTCAAGATCGGCCGCCAGTTTCGGCTCTCGCCGCGCGCCAAACTCACCCTCGGGCGCAATGAAGACGACAACGCCGCCATCCGTACGCAACTGCGCGAGGGAACCTTGCTGGTGCGCGCCTGCGGCATTGCCGGCCCCCTCGGTCTGATCAGCGGCACTCCCGACGACAGCGATCTGCGCGCCGCCGGCGCCCTGGTGGCGAGCTATGGCAAGGGCAAGGATCTAAATCAAGTCACCGTCGCCTTCTCGCAGGACGCCCAAGGCGAGGAGGCGACCCTGCTCAGCGTCGCTCCCATGGACCGTCAAGCCGCGGCGGCCCTGCAAGTGCAATAG
- a CDS encoding type IV pilus twitching motility protein PilT — translation MAKIDALFKLMKQQGASDLHISSGAPPILRLHGEMAPLNYPPLSAEQAKGLLFEMLTGEQRQQFEETRDLDFAYALPEVARFRGNILDTHRGIAGVFRIIPSKILSADELNLPEGIRKLTRLKKGLVLVTGPTGSGKSTTLAAMVDLINSTRKEHILTLEDPLEFIHENKQSLVNQRQVGQHTQSFTNALRAALREDPDVILVGEMRDLETISLAMTAAETGHLVFGTLHTNSAAKTIDRIIDAFPKDAQEQVRTMLGESLKGVVCQQLMKTADGKGRVAAHEILIGNAAVSNLIREGKTFQIPSIMQTAKGEGMQLMDQRIMELLKENRVTPEEAYRCAVEKRSFEALLPKNGAVSGR, via the coding sequence ATGGCCAAAATCGATGCCTTGTTCAAACTGATGAAGCAGCAGGGTGCCAGCGACCTGCATATCTCCTCGGGGGCGCCGCCTATTTTGCGCCTGCACGGCGAAATGGCGCCGCTCAATTATCCGCCCCTGAGCGCCGAGCAGGCCAAGGGCTTGCTGTTCGAGATGCTCACCGGTGAGCAGCGCCAGCAGTTCGAGGAGACCCGCGACCTGGATTTTGCCTACGCCCTGCCCGAGGTGGCGCGCTTTCGCGGCAATATTCTCGATACCCATCGCGGCATCGCCGGGGTGTTCCGCATCATCCCGAGCAAGATTCTCTCCGCCGACGAACTCAACCTGCCCGAGGGCATCCGCAAGCTCACCCGGCTAAAAAAGGGTCTGGTGCTGGTTACCGGTCCCACCGGCAGCGGCAAGTCGACGACCCTCGCGGCCATGGTGGATCTCATCAACAGCACGCGCAAGGAACATATCCTCACTCTGGAAGACCCCCTCGAATTCATCCACGAGAACAAGCAGTCCCTGGTCAACCAACGTCAGGTGGGGCAGCACACTCAATCCTTCACCAACGCCCTGCGCGCGGCGTTGCGCGAGGATCCCGACGTGATTCTGGTCGGCGAGATGCGCGATCTCGAAACCATCTCCCTGGCCATGACGGCCGCTGAAACGGGGCACCTGGTGTTCGGCACCCTGCACACCAATTCGGCGGCCAAGACCATCGACCGCATCATCGACGCCTTTCCCAAGGATGCCCAGGAGCAGGTGCGCACCATGCTCGGCGAAAGTCTCAAGGGCGTGGTCTGCCAGCAATTGATGAAGACCGCCGACGGCAAGGGCCGGGTGGCGGCCCACGAGATCCTCATCGGCAACGCGGCGGTGAGCAATCTGATCCGCGAGGGCAAGACCTTTCAGATCCCCTCCATCATGCAGACCGCCAAGGGCGAGGGCATGCAGCTCATGGACCAGCGCATCATGGAACTGCTCAAGGAGAACCGGGTAACGCCCGAGGAGGCTTACCGTTGCGCGGTGGAAAAACGCTCCTTTGAGGCTCTCCTGCCGAAAAACGGGGCAGTTTCCGGGCGTTGA